In Streptomyces longhuiensis, the following proteins share a genomic window:
- a CDS encoding DedA family protein → MLESVGSLTGGPWIYAVVALSVLLDVFLPVLPSGVLIITAATAAAAGTGAAAGQVTHEVPSILALLLSAATASVLGDLVAYRIAWRGGERLDRAIARSRRLTSAQERLGGALARSSGGILVVIARFAPAGRSIVSFAAGTAHRRVREFLPWSALAGVAWAGYSVALGYFGGQWLGASWLATGVSLLALFAAGSGAAFLMRRPAAERAG, encoded by the coding sequence GTGCTGGAGAGTGTGGGGTCGCTGACCGGCGGTCCGTGGATCTACGCGGTGGTGGCCCTCTCGGTACTGCTAGACGTGTTCCTGCCCGTCCTGCCGAGCGGCGTCCTGATCATCACCGCGGCCACCGCCGCGGCAGCCGGCACGGGGGCGGCGGCCGGGCAGGTGACGCACGAGGTGCCGTCCATCCTGGCGCTGCTCCTCTCGGCGGCCACCGCGTCGGTACTGGGTGACCTGGTCGCGTACCGCATCGCCTGGCGCGGCGGCGAGCGCCTCGACCGCGCGATCGCCCGCTCCCGCCGCCTGACCAGCGCGCAGGAACGTCTCGGCGGGGCGCTGGCGCGCTCCAGCGGCGGCATTCTCGTGGTCATCGCGCGCTTCGCCCCGGCGGGCCGTTCGATCGTCTCGTTCGCGGCGGGCACGGCTCATCGCCGGGTCCGCGAGTTCCTGCCGTGGTCCGCCCTCGCGGGCGTGGCCTGGGCGGGCTACAGCGTGGCCCTCGGCTACTTCGGCGGCCAGTGGCTCGGCGCGAGCTGGCTGGCCACGGGGGTGTCACTGCTCGCGCTGTTCGCGGCGGGGTCGGGCGCGGCGTTCCTCATGCGGCGACCGGCGGCGGAACGAGCCGGCTGA
- a CDS encoding DUF2277 domain-containing protein yields MCRSIKTLRPPVLPEEATEEEIRAAALQYVRKVSGFRAPAAHNREVFDRAVDVVAQATAELLDGLEIRGQGRQLAPEPAA; encoded by the coding sequence ATGTGCCGCAGCATCAAGACCCTTCGCCCGCCCGTCCTCCCCGAAGAGGCCACCGAGGAGGAGATCCGGGCCGCAGCCCTGCAGTACGTGCGCAAGGTGTCCGGCTTCCGGGCGCCCGCCGCGCACAACAGGGAGGTGTTCGACCGGGCCGTGGACGTTGTCGCCCAGGCGACCGCCGAGCTGCTCGACGGGCTCGAAATCCGTGGCCAGGGACGCCAGTTGGCCCCGGAGCCCGCCGCCTAG